The Populus trichocarpa isolate Nisqually-1 chromosome 2, P.trichocarpa_v4.1, whole genome shotgun sequence genome has a window encoding:
- the LOC7468763 gene encoding uncharacterized protein LOC7468763, whose protein sequence is MGKKRKSIATSLEEVDRTMYASFCSAANSLSQLYTQSMNHQKLSFQAGERHGLEKLYQWIWRQQEGGSRVTTFDIINYLQNELDYCGEEPSMSPRTPHQHQNSQPIPSTNSTFLVSSGSSGLPATGQGTRSEHCDQQSKNTVFSNALSSPVRRSLQNYHIAQGGYCPPGGSLSGNGTRANEPNFLQNHNRDPNLPSSNDSSMDI, encoded by the exons AtgggaaagaagagaaaatccaTAGCAACAAGCCTGGAGGAGGTGGATCGGACCATGTACGCTTCGTTTTGCAGTGCTGCAAACTCTCTGTCTCAGCTTTACACACAGTCTATGAACCACCAAAAACTCTCTTTCCAAGCCGGTGAACGTCATGGTCTT GAAAAACTTTATCAATGGATTTGGAGACAACAAGAGGGAGGATCTAGGGTGACAacatttgatataatcaattaCTTACAG AATGAATTGGACTATTGTGGAGAAGAACCATCAATGTCTCCTAGAACGCCACACCAACATCAGAATTCCCAACCTATTCCATCCACAAATTCCACCTTTCTGGTTTCTTCGGGCTCGTCTGGCCTGCCAGCTACTGGTCAGGGCACCCGCTCTGAACACTGTGATCAACAATCTAAGAATACAGTTTTCTCAAATGCTTTGTCAAGCCCTGTTCGCAGGAGTCTCCAGAACTACCACATTGCTCAGGGAGGCTACTGTCCACCTGGTGGTTCACTGTCAGGAAATGGAACCCGCGCCAATGAGCCCAACTTTCTTCAGAACCATAACAGGGATCCTAATCTTCCCAGTTCCAATGATTCCTCCATGGACATCTAA
- the LOC7468766 gene encoding probable serine/threonine-protein kinase At1g54610, whose protein sequence is MLFITEPLVSLKKKRTGIRPRKAMGCVQGKYSVNSSPTPGGLEKLKMESGYVGKGDIAGHRRSTGQRYSGRLPKPEQPTRKYNGGRAGNGEERKLSDTGRVRFVEFGGEEVVDGWPKWLTDNVPGEVLGGLIPKSAENYDKLAKVGEGTYSNVYKARDKETGQIVALKKVRFDTSEPESVKFMAREIMILQKLDHPNVVKLEGLATSRMQYSLYLVFDFMKSDLSKIISRPEGRLTEPQVKCYMQQLLSGLQHCHDRGILHRDIKGSNLLIDKNGMLKIADFGLSNYYSPKQKQPLTTRVVTLWYRAPELLLGATDYGTGIDLWSAGCLLAEMFAGRPIMPGRTEVEQLHRIFKLCGTPPEDYCKKLKLSTSFRPPRTYKPGLFEAFSEFPESALGLLTTLLALDPASRGCASSALQNEFFHISPLACDLSGLPVIKKDEDELTQADEQRKRRNAKMKRRSQTYRERKKKDLAAEEPKEDPAQPKEEPKETRESINQSHEPGSSSTSSNSSGTKPTHLFEMPPNLLQSRIATSKKMSPKTQGHTNAPKNIKNLPPLPTSRTGSTMYNVNNDMYRLNRVHRSASTREFRNSIKGSS, encoded by the exons ATGTTATTCATCACAGAACCATTAGTCTctctcaagaaaaaaaggacTGGTATTAGACCAAGAAAGGCCATGGGCTGTGTACAGGGAAAGTATTCAGTAAATTCATCACCAACCCCAGGAGGGTTAGAGAAGCTCAAAATGGAAAGTGGCTATGTGGGAAAAGGAGATATCGCTGGCCATAGAAGATCCACTGGGCAGAGATACTCTGGCAGGCTCCCTAAGCCTGAACAACCAACGAGGAAATATAATGGTGGTCGTGCTGGTAATGGTGAAGAGAGGAAATTGAGTGACACAGGTAGAGTGAGATTTGTGGAGTTTGGCGGGGAGGAGGTAGTGGATGGATGGCCCAAGTGGCTAACTGATAACGTTCCTGGAGAGGTTTTGGGTGGTTTGATCCCTAAGAGTGCTGAGAATTATGATAAGCTTGCCAAG GTGGGAGAGGGTACCTATAGCAATGTGTACAAAGCTAGAGATAAGGAAACTGGACAAATTGTTGCCTTGAAGAAGGTCCGATTTGACACGTCAGAACCAGAGAGTGTGAAATTCATGGCACGAGAGATCATGATATTACAGAAGTTGGATCATCCCAATGTGGTAAAGCTTGAAGGACTAGCCACCTCAAGGATGCAGTATAGTCTTTATCTAGTTTTTGATTTCATGAAGTCTGATTTATCAAAAATCATCTCCCGTCCTGAAGGAAGACTTACTGAACCGCAG GTCAAGTGTTATATGCAACAGCTGCTTTCAGGTCTGCAGCACTGCCATGATAGGGGAATTTTACACAGAGACATTAAAGGATCAAActtattaattgataaaaatggGATGCTAAAGATTGCTGATTTTGGgctttcaaattattattcCCCGAAACAGAAGCAACCTCTCACAACACGAGTTGTGACACTATGGTACAGAGCTCCTGAGCTATTGCTGGGTGCTACAGACTATGGAACTGGTATTGATCTCTGGAGTGCTGGATGTCTCTTGGCAGAGATGTTCGCAGGCAGGCCTATCATGCCAGGAAGAACAGAG GTCGAGCAGCTGCATAGGATTTTTAAACTATGTGGAACTCCACCAGAGGACTATTGCAAAAAGTTAAAGCTATCTACATCCTTTCGACCTCCACGAACATACAAACCTGGCCTTTTTGAAGCTTTCAGCGAGTTTCCTGAATCAGCTTTGGGTCTGTTAACCACACTTCTTGCTCTGGATCCTGCATCTCGCGGCTGTGCATCTTCAGCTCTCCAAAATGAA TTCTTTCACATAAGTCCTTTGGCATGCGACTTATCAGGCCTCCCGGTgattaaaaaagatgaagatgagCTCACACAAGCTGATGAACAGAGAAA GCGCAGGAATGCTAAAATGAAACGAAGATCTCAAACATATCGTGAGCGTAAGAAAAAAGATCTGGCAGCTGAAGAACCAAAAGAAGATCCTGCGCAACCGAAAGAG GAGCCAAAGGAGACTCGTGAATCAATCAACCAAAGCCATGAGCCAGGCAGCAGCAGTACTAGTAGCAACTCCTCTGGAACAAAACCGACTCACCTGTTTGAGATGCCACCCAATTTGTTGCAATCCCGAATTGCAACTTCTAAGAAGATGTCTCCAAAAACACAAGGCCATACTAATGCTCCCAAGAACATCAAGAACTTGCCCCCTTTACCTACCTCAAGGACAGGCAGCACCATGTACAATGTGAACAATGACATGTACAGATTAAATCGAGTCCATAGGTCTGCTTCCACAAGAGAATTCAGAAATTCGATCAAGGGAAGTAGTTAG
- the LOC7468765 gene encoding light-harvesting complex-like protein OHP2, chloroplastic has translation MSVASSIPYIKIPNPSSSSCSFPSSSSSTSSTSSFCRFSTITRPYIVTIRSSQAEGPVRRPVAPPLRAPSSPAAPSPPLNPVPPPSPSSPVTPPPKPAAQVAVKDKNVVTLEFQRQKAKELQEYFKKKKFEEADQGPFFGFVGKNEIANGRWAMFGFAVGMLTEYATGSDFVDQVKILLSNFGILDLE, from the exons ATGTCAGTGGCATCTTCAATCCCATACATCAAAATCCCAAACCCTTCATCGTCATCTTGCTCCTTCccatcttcctcttcatcaaccTCCTCAACATCTTCTTTCTGTAGGTTTTCTACAATAACAAGGCCTTATATTGTGACCATAAGAAGCTCTCAAGCTGAAGGGCCTGTAAGGAGACCTGTGGCCCCTCCTCTTAGAGCACCTTCCTCGCCAGCAGCACCATCGCCTCCCTTGAATCCCGTCCCTCCTCCTTCACCGTCTTCTCCAGTGACTCCACCACCCAAGCCAGCTGCTCAAGTGGCCGTGAAGGACAAGAATGTGGTTACTTTGGAGTTTCAGAGACAAAAGGCTAAGGAACTTCAAGAATAttttaagaagaagaagtttgaGGAGGCAGATCAAGGTCCTTTCTTTGGGTTCGTTGGAAAGAATGAGATTGCTAATGGAAG ATGGGCAATGTTTGGTTTTGCTGTTGGAATGCTAACAGAGTATGCAACGGGCTCGGACTTTGTTGATCAAGTAAAGATACTTCTGTCCAATTTCGGGATATTAGATCTGGAATAA
- the LOC7468762 gene encoding UDP-rhamnose/UDP-galactose transporter 5 — protein MAPSSSKANKKGAADAAAWMFNVVTSVGIIIVNKALMATYGFSYATTLTGMHFATTTLMTGVLRWLGYIQASHLPYPELLKFVLFANFSIVGMNVSLMWNSVGFYQIAKLTMIPVSCLLEVLFDKIRYSRDTKLSIGVVLLGVGVCTITDVSVNAKGFIAAFIAVWSTSLQQYYVHYLQRKYSLSSFNLLGHTAPAQAATLLLLGPFLDYWLTNKRIDTYDYSAVSVMFIVISCTIAVGTNLSQFICIGRFTAVSFQVLGHMKTILVLIMGFFFFGKDGLNLHVVLGMIIAVVGMVWYGNASSKPGGKERWSLSLPTSRPQKQSNLSESDEHDGKV, from the exons ATGGCTCCATCTAGCAGCAAGGCAAATAAAAAGGGAGCTGCCGATGCGGCTGCCTGGATGTTCAATGTTGTCACTTCTGTTGGGATTATTATTGTCAATAAAGCCTTAATGGCTACTTATGGTTTTAGTTATG CTACGACGTTAACTGGTATGCATTTTGCTACCACGACCTTGATGACTGGTGTTTTAAGGTGGTTGGGTTACATCCAAGCCTCTCATCTACCCTACCCTGAGCTTTTGAAATTTGTTCTCTTTGCAAACTTCTCAATTGTTGGAATGAATGTCAGTCTAATGTGGAATTCAGTGGGATTTTATCAG ATTGCAAAGCTGACTATGATTCCCGTATCCTGCCTTTTGGAAGTGTTGTTTGACAAGATTCGGTACTCACGAGACACAAAGCTGAGTATAGGAGTTGTTCTGTTAGGCGTTGGTGTTTGCACTATCACTGATGTGAGTGTTAATGCCAAAGGTTTCATTGCTGCCTTTATTGCAGTCTGGAGCACTTCGCTGCAACAGTAT TATGTACATTACCTCCAAAGGAAGTATTCACTGAGTTCCTTCAACCTACTGGGTCACACTGCTCCAGCCCAGGCCGCAACACTGCTATTATTAGGCCCCTTTTTGGACTACTGGTTGACAAACAAAAGAATTGATACCTATGACTATAGTGCTGTCTCTGTG ATGTTTATTGTTATATCATGCACCATTGCGGTAGGGACCAACTTAAGCCAGTTCATCTGCATTGGCAGATTCACAGCTGTGTCCTTTCAAGTACTTGGTCATATGAAGACGATCCTTGTGCTGATCATgggattctttttctttggaaaaGATGGTCTTAATCTACATGTGGTTCTGGGCATGATCATAGCCGTAGTTGGGATGGTTTGGTATGGCAACGCCTCATCTAAGCCTGGAGGTAAGGAGCGCTGGAGCCTCTCGCTACCTACAAGCAGACcacaaaaacaaagtaatttgtCAGAGTCCGATGAACATGATGGGAAAGTCTAA
- the LOC7468764 gene encoding uncharacterized protein LOC7468764, whose translation MLLAVEGGGFFSSSASGYSKGLTLLLLGQKHEDKPMRVTPWNQYQLVDQEPDSDLQLASLKNRLSHGCASFICFGRASAHESPSPLKVGPAQQQDVLPDPLVADREKDLTTELEVDNYARKITLKSNLKKASKRIPVPVEDVKQSEPLNGQGSDIPGHTERRKVQWTDVCGSELAEIREFEPSETGGSDDEFENGNERSCSCVIM comes from the exons ATGTTATTGGCAGTGGAAGGAGGAGGTTTCTTCTCATCTTCAGCTTCTGGGTATAGTAAGGGCTTGACCCTTCTTCTCCTGGGTCAGAAGCACGAAGACAAACCCATGAGAGTTACGCCGTGGAATCAGTACCAGTTGGTGGACCAAGAACCTGACTCTGACCTCCAGCTGGCTTCCTTGAAGAACCGGCTTTCCCACGGCTGCGCTTCTTTTATCTGCTTTGGTCGCGCTTCCGCACATGAATCCCCGTCACCTCTCAAAGTAGGCCCTGCCCAACAGCAGGATGTCTTGCCAGATCCTCTCGTTGCTGACAGGGAAAAAGATCTTACTACCGAGCTTGAAGTTGATAattatgcaagaaaaattacTCTTAAGAGTAATCTGAAGAAGGCATCAAAAAGAATTCCAGTTCCTGTTGAGGATGTTAAGCAGAGCGAGCCATTGAATGGCCAAGGTAGTGATATCCCTGGTCATACAGAGAGGAGAAAAGTGCAGTGGACTGATGTCTGTGGGAGTGAGCTTGCTGAAATCAGGGAATTTGAACCAAG TGAAACAGGTGGATCAGATGATGAATTCGAGAATGGAAATGAAAGAAGTTGTTCGTGCGTGATTATGTGA